CGCTCTGGCTCGTCGTTCTCGTCGGCCTCGGCCTGGCGGCCGCGACCCTGCACGGGGCCACATCGAGTAACTTCAGCATGCCGGGCACCGAGTCGCAGCAAGCCCGGGAACTGCTCACCGAGCAGTTCCCCGAGGCAAGCGGTGCTACCGGCACCATCGCGGTGAAGGCGCCGCAACCCGGCCAGCTCGGCACCCCATCCGGTCAGGCGGTGGTGAAGGAGCTGACCCAGGAGGCCACGGCGCTACCCGGCGTGGTCGGTGCCGTCGACCCGTTCCAGACCGGCGCCGTCTCCCCCGACGGCCAGTACGCGCTGATCCAGGTTCAGTTCGCCGAAGGCGCGGACAAGGTGACCGAGGAGCAGCGGGACGCCTACGAGAAGGTGGGCACGGGCACGGGCGCCGAGGCGCAGGGCTGGCAGGTGGCCCCCGGCGGCGAGGTGCTCAACGCCGAGCCGGAGGGTGGCGGGACCGAGGCGCTCGGTGTCGCGGTCGCCCTGGTCGTGCTGGTGGTGACGTTCGGCTCGCTCGTCGCGGCCGGCATGACCATGCTCAACGCGCTGATCGGCGTCGGCGTCGGCATGGCCGGCCTGTTCGCGCTCAGCGACGTGGTGGAGCTCACCAGCAGCGCGCCGGTCCTCGCCCTGATGCTCGGCCTGGCCGTCGGCATCGACTACTCGCTGTTCATCACCTCTCGCTACCGGCAGAACCTGCTCGAGGGGCTGCCGAGAGACGAGGCGATCGGGCGGGCGGTCGGGACCGCAGGCTCGGCCGTGGTCTTCGCCGGGGCCACGGTCGTCATCGCACTCGCCGGGCTGGCCGTGGTGAACGTTCCGTTCCTCACCGTGATGGGTCTGGCCGCCGCCGGCACCGTCACCGTGGCGGTGCTGGTCGCGATCACCCTCCAACCGGCTCTGCTCGGCTTCGCCGGTTCCCGGGTGATGCCCCGCAAGCTACGCCGAGCCACCAGCGGCGACGCCGCATCCGACGGCAAGAGCCCTGCCGGCGGGAGCACGCCGTCGGAGGACCGGTCCGCGTTCGGCTTCCGCTGGGCAGGTTTCGTGACCCGGTTCCGGCTGCCGGTCATCCTGGTCGGCCTGCTGGGACTCGGGCTGCTCGCCCTACCCGCCCCGGACATGCGCCTGGCCCTGCCGGACGCCGGCACAGCGCCCGTCGGGTCGCCCGCCCGGGAGAACAACGACCTGATCGTCGAGGGCTTCGGCCCCGGCTTCACGGGTCGGCTGGCTGTCGTCGTCGCGGGTGAGTCGCCACAGGCCACCGCCAGCGCCGCGTCCCAGGTCACGGCGCTGGTGCAACGCACCGACAACATCATCGCGGTGGCCCCGCCGCAGCTCAGCCAGGACGGGAAGTCCGCACTGATCGGTGTGGTGCCGAAGACCGGGCCGAACGACCCGGCCACCGAGACCGCGGTGAAGGACATCCGGAACGCGGTCGGCGGCATCCAGGACGCCGACGTTCTGCTCACCGGCGTCACCGCGGTCAGCATCGACGTCTCGGACAAGCTCGCCGACGCGCTTCCGGTCTACCTGTTGCTGGTGGTGGGCCTGTCGGTGGTGCTGCTGATGTTGGTCTTCCGGTCGCTGCTGGTGCCGGTCAAGGCAGCGGTCGGTTTCCTGCTCACCGTCGGAGCGACCTTCGGCATCACCGTGGCCGTGTTCCAGCAGGGGCATTTGGCGGACCTGGTCGGCCTGGACACCCCCGGCCCGCTGATCAGCTTCCTGCCGATCCTGCTGATCGGCATCCTGTTCGGTCTCGCGATGGACTACGAGGTGTTCCTGGTCTCCCGGATGCGGGAGGACTACGTCCACGGCGACACCGCGCAGCAGGCCACCATCAACGGGATGGGCCACGGGGCGCGGGTGGTCACCGCCGCTGCTCTGATCATGATCTCGGTCTTCAGCA
The sequence above is a segment of the Micromonospora sp. WMMA1363 genome. Coding sequences within it:
- a CDS encoding MMPL family transporter, whose amino-acid sequence is MATLLYRLGRGSMRRRRLVAALWLVVLVGLGLAAATLHGATSSNFSMPGTESQQARELLTEQFPEASGATGTIAVKAPQPGQLGTPSGQAVVKELTQEATALPGVVGAVDPFQTGAVSPDGQYALIQVQFAEGADKVTEEQRDAYEKVGTGTGAEAQGWQVAPGGEVLNAEPEGGGTEALGVAVALVVLVVTFGSLVAAGMTMLNALIGVGVGMAGLFALSDVVELTSSAPVLALMLGLAVGIDYSLFITSRYRQNLLEGLPRDEAIGRAVGTAGSAVVFAGATVVIALAGLAVVNVPFLTVMGLAAAGTVTVAVLVAITLQPALLGFAGSRVMPRKLRRATSGDAASDGKSPAGGSTPSEDRSAFGFRWAGFVTRFRLPVILVGLLGLGLLALPAPDMRLALPDAGTAPVGSPARENNDLIVEGFGPGFTGRLAVVVAGESPQATASAASQVTALVQRTDNIIAVAPPQLSQDGKSALIGVVPKTGPNDPATETAVKDIRNAVGGIQDADVLLTGVTAVSIDVSDKLADALPVYLLLVVGLSVVLLMLVFRSLLVPVKAAVGFLLTVGATFGITVAVFQQGHLADLVGLDTPGPLISFLPILLIGILFGLAMDYEVFLVSRMREDYVHGDTAQQATINGMGHGARVVTAAALIMISVFSSFVFRDDPVIKSMGFALAIGVAIDAFLVRMTIVPAVMSLLGSRAWWLPRWLNRALPNVDVEGEGLRAHLAEKEATPA